In Rhodamnia argentea isolate NSW1041297 chromosome 5, ASM2092103v1, whole genome shotgun sequence, the DNA window GGAGCTTCTAACTTGCCAGGTCCTCACTTGCCAGAGGTCCCATCTCCTTTGCTTCCTGTGAGCAGCAGTTCACTAAACATGACTTCCATTTCCTCATCTGCTACTGTGCCATCAACTCTCTCTACTGTTCCATCAGCTACAGCATCTTCTGATTCCCTACCAAGTTTCATACTCAATAAGGCACCGATCTCTGCCTTTCCTGCTGTCAGTCTGAGTGCTAATTTGCCATCGCTCCTTCCTCTGATGACTACTGGTCCGGACATTAGCAACATAATTCCCCCTATATCTAACAAGCCCAGTGTATTTGCTGGTCCAACCTTGCAGTATCAAAGTACTTCTCAATCCACTGCCTCCATTTTGGGGCCATCCAATGCTGTCAATCCAGAAGCTTCTATGCAGATGCCAACACCTACACCAATACCTTCATTGATAACACCTGGTCAGCTTCTGCAGTCTGGACCCACTGCCACCCCTTCTTCTCAACCTTCACAAATTGCTCACAAGGATGTGGAGGTGGTTCAAGTCTCACCATCATCCCCAAAGCCATTGGCACCTGTTCCATCAGAAGCTCAGCCTCCTATATTGCCTTTGCCTCCACCTGCACGTGGTGGTTATAAGGTTCTATTCTCTATATGCACATTCTAAATTTGTACGCACATGGCACATGTCCAAAAGCATAATCTTCTTGCTTACAGATGTACTTGTACTTTTGTTCATCAGCGCATAGTTCAGTCTGATCTTAAGATTTTGCATCTACTTAGTGGTCTCTTGAAAATTATGCTGAGTATATAAGGCACATTGAGATAAATCTATTTATGTGAATTACTTGTGGCCTGAAGCCTGCCGTGTGCTTGTTGCACTCTGTGTTCTCATCATTGATCTTGGAAATAACATGAATAATGTACTTATGTGAATTACTACAGACCTGAAGCTTGTTATTAAAATGCTTTCGATTTTCATCCACCACTTTGAGAATATAAAAGTTTCTTCTCTCTGTGTGTGGATCAAAGTTTTGTCTGGTTCACTCTGTGGTAATTTGTAGGGCTGTGTACTTGTATGAGTTTCTGTCTCACCGAAACTGCTTGACAAATCTGAGCTTGGTGTTTTGACATGGAGTTTCTCTTTTCACCAGCAGAATGGAGTTCCATTTCATGCTCGTTATGGACATAGAGGTCGAGAAAGGGGGAGAGGAGCTCGGGTAATTTTTCTGTGTTTCATTTGTCAAATGGTTTCCTTGCTTCTTTGAGAACTCATAATGATTACATAATCGAACCATCTATGTACTGGTTTAGTGTCCCTCTATAGTTGCTTCTATTGGTGTCCATGTTATTCTTGCTTCACATGCATTGTCAGCAGTTTATGGAACTTGAGCCTCTTAAGATTACTTGAGTTCAGACAATTGGAAGTAGACGGAGCTCGCTAGCCTCACGTATTTTTTAAAACAGAAGTGTTTTATCTGCTACCTGTACCTCCATTCCCTTGGGGGTCACGCCTTGGTTTTCAATAGTGGATTTAACATTTTAAGATCATTCCTACATTTTCTTTCCGTTTTAATTTTGGAGTAGTTTTATGAGTGATTTTGTCTTTCTTGTGGAAGAACTGAAAGCCGAAATTGGTTTTCAACATGAACGATACTTAATGTGGTAAGATGCTCATAATTGTGCTTTAATTTCTGTCCATGATGGTCATATCTCTGTTCCTGGTTTAATAGAGTAGAGCTATTATTTGTGCAGCTGCTAACAGCTAGTCTGTAGGTTTTTCAAATCTATAGATAACCTGGAGTTTGACAATATAAACATTAACTGAATGTTGAGCAGGGTTCACATCCAGTCACTAGATTTACTGAGGATTTTGATTTCACGGCaatgaatgaaaaattcaacaagGATGAAGTATGGGGTCACCTTGGTAAGAGTAAAAGTCATTCCAAGGACAAAGATGTAGAGGGCGATGTAAGTGATGAGGATAATTATTATGATGAAGAGGATAGTGAGCTACCAAATATGGAGGTCAAGGTATGAGTGCTAGTTTCTGTGATGCTTTTATCTCCTGAATATTTGGTGGAAGAGGGCTACTACTTCTTCCTGTATTTCACTATGCATTTCTGCTGGGCAGGCTGTCTACAACAAGGATGATTTCTTTGATTCACTCTCCTGCAATGCGCTTGATCATGGATCAAACAGTGGAAGGCCCAAGTTTTCTGAGCAAATGAAGATAGACACAGAGGTATTGTTCCTGTTGATTTCATCATTTGGCCTCGTCAAGTAATTTACGTGTATGTTTTGTTTGTTGTCTACAGACTTTCGGTGAGTTCTCAAGGCATAGGGGTGGTCGAGGTGGCCGTGGTCCTGGTCGTGGCGGTCGTGGTCGGGGCTACTATGGGAGGGGTTATAACTATACTGGAAGAGGTCGGGGAAGAGCGGTTTATGGCCGAGCGTCATAGAGGTTATCAGGCCTATGTGCTTCTCAGGATTAGAGGCTTAATAACTTGCTGGAACTGGAAACTAGCGTAGCTCTATGCTCCTGATCTTTGtggatttggttttttttttcttctggatTCTAATCAGTCTTTTATAACGTTGAGCCGATTGAGAGGCCGTGCGTTCTGCTCAGAATTGTTTGCACCAACATTTGAAGCAGGATTTTCAGTTTTGTGGAATATCAGATGGTGATCTTGTTGAAATCTGCTAGCTTTTACTCATTTGCCGAAGCGTGTTCTTTTATGCTTCACAGACATCTCTTAAGACTTATTTTTATGGATCCTGCATTTGGTATTTGTCCCAAGCAATTGTTGCACACTTCGTTGTACCAAGAATTGGCCTACAAATGGTACCAAGGTGCCGGCGCTCCTCGTCTTTTCCGACTTAAAAGCAATTCTTGCACTTCCTTTTcctgaaaagaagaagaagaagaagtcggGAGCGCATTATAGACAATTTGACATGCAAAACAAATATATTCGATTTTGTTGTTGAGGCTTGATAATAGGAAATTTCCAGCATTCGCTCGGTCGTGTCATCCTCTCAATGCAATGCAACGGCCCATGATGTTGAGAGCCAGTTGGCACTCATCCAGAATAGCCCCTCTGGAATGGTTTTCATTTTACAGTTTATTCAAGTGAATGGCATGTGCGTCCATTGCACTCATCCAGAATAGCACTCCTCCATTAACGGCCCTCTCTTTccaataaaaatttccaaaactaGGAAAAAAGTAGAGGACTGCTTTGCTCGGATCTATCGTCCCAACTCCCTCAGGTGTCGGTGGCTGGCGACTGAGCGAGTCTCAGCTCCATTTCTGAGCTCTAACAAGGCCAAAGGAGAAGCCATGGGaacgtcttcttcttcttcttcaccgttCCTCGTCCTCCTGTTTGCAAGAATCTGTGGAGTGATAGTGGCAATGCTCGTGCTCTCTTGGGCTCTCGCCTTCAAATCTAGCTTCCTCCCTCACTCCTCCTCTCAAGAAGACCTCATTTATTCTgtattccatctctctctctctctctctctctctctctctcaatgcaAGGTTTTGGTTGTGAATATGAGTAAGTGAAGAGGGTGTTTCTGTCTTCAAACAGGTTCTTCACCCCCTATTGATGGTCATCGGCTTCATTCTCATTAGTGGAGAAGGTACACAAGATAC includes these proteins:
- the LOC115754710 gene encoding protein decapping 5 isoform X1: MTTESSSSRSNSTADSYIGSLISLTSKSEIRYEGILYNINTEESSIGLRNVRSFGTEGRKKDGPQVPPSDKVYEYILFRGSDIKDLQVKSSPPVQPAPAPPINNDPAIIQSHYPRPVSTSTSLPPAVSGPLSDIGSNTAQMALPASNFQGGLPLYQPPGGNIGSWGASPAPGANNSGIMPMYWQGYYPPNGLPHISQQTLLRPPPGLPMPPPLQQPMQYPGFNTSFPAGASNLPGPHLPEVPSPLLPVSSSSLNMTSISSSATVPSTLSTVPSATASSDSLPSFILNKAPISAFPAVSLSANLPSLLPLMTTGPDISNIIPPISNKPSVFAGPTLQYQSTSQSTASILGPSNAVNPEASMQMPTPTPIPSLITPGQLLQSGPTATPSSQPSQIAHKDVEVVQVSPSSPKPLAPVPSEAQPPILPLPPPARGGYKQNGVPFHARYGHRGRERGRGARGSHPVTRFTEDFDFTAMNEKFNKDEVWGHLGKSKSHSKDKDVEGDVSDEDNYYDEEDSELPNMEVKAVYNKDDFFDSLSCNALDHGSNSGRPKFSEQMKIDTETFGEFSRHRGGRGGRGPGRGGRGRGYYGRGYNYTGRGRGRAVYGRAS
- the LOC115754710 gene encoding protein decapping 5 isoform X2; this translates as MTTESSSSRSNSTADSYIGSLISLTSKSEIRYEGILYNINTEESSIGLRNVRSFGTEGRKKDGPQVPPSDKVYEYILFRGSDIKDLQVKSSPPVQPAPAPPINNDPAIIQSHYPRPVSTSTSLPPAVSGPLSDIGSNTAQMALPASNFQGGLPLYQPPGGNIGSWGASPAPGANNSGIMPMYWQGYYPPNGLPHISQQTLLRPPPGLPMPPPLQQPMQYPGFNTSFPAGASNLPGPHLPEVPSPLLPVSSSSLNMTSISSSATVPSTLSTVPSATASSDSLPSFILNKAPISAFPAVSLSANLPSLLPLMTTGPDISNIIPPISNKPSVFAGPTLQYQSTSQSTASILGPSNAVNPEASMQMPTPTPIPSLITPGQLLQSGPTATPSSQPSQIAHKDVEVVQVSPSSPKPLAPVPSEAQPPILPLPPPARGGYKNGVPFHARYGHRGRERGRGARGSHPVTRFTEDFDFTAMNEKFNKDEVWGHLGKSKSHSKDKDVEGDVSDEDNYYDEEDSELPNMEVKAVYNKDDFFDSLSCNALDHGSNSGRPKFSEQMKIDTETFGEFSRHRGGRGGRGPGRGGRGRGYYGRGYNYTGRGRGRAVYGRAS